In Paenibacillus sonchi, a single genomic region encodes these proteins:
- the secF gene encoding protein translocase subunit SecF: MRFKKELDFVHLSRFFYIFSIAITVAGLIFLATMGLNYSVDFKAGSNVDVALSKNITLEQLKPALKDLGISHEPDITLGENRVNIRYDEVLDSNQDEALKAAVTKLDDKASFEINTVDTEMAKELARNAIYSVLISCLGIIIYVSIRFEWRFALAAIVALVHDAFIVVAIFSIFRLEVDLTFIVAVLTIIGYSINDTIVIFDRIRENLRFGKQKTYEDLKVLVNKSVAQTLMRSLYTAFTVFIAAFFLLVMGGESIKMFSLAMVIGLLFGAYSSIFIASPLWLLLKKRQKQPVKSNPAKA; this comes from the coding sequence GTGCGCTTTAAGAAAGAGCTTGATTTTGTACATCTGAGCAGATTTTTCTATATTTTCTCCATTGCCATTACGGTAGCCGGCCTGATCTTTCTGGCAACCATGGGTCTGAATTACAGCGTTGATTTCAAAGCAGGCTCTAATGTGGACGTGGCGCTGTCGAAGAACATCACGCTGGAGCAGCTTAAGCCGGCTCTGAAGGATCTGGGCATCTCCCATGAGCCGGACATTACCTTAGGTGAGAACCGGGTGAACATCCGTTATGATGAAGTGCTTGACAGTAATCAGGACGAGGCTTTGAAAGCTGCGGTAACCAAGCTGGATGACAAAGCTTCCTTCGAGATCAACACCGTCGATACGGAAATGGCCAAAGAGCTGGCGCGCAATGCCATCTATTCGGTTCTAATCTCTTGTCTCGGGATTATCATTTATGTAAGTATCCGTTTTGAATGGCGGTTTGCCTTGGCTGCGATTGTGGCCCTTGTGCATGATGCTTTTATCGTCGTAGCCATCTTCTCGATCTTCCGCCTGGAGGTTGACCTGACCTTCATTGTCGCGGTGCTGACGATCATCGGTTATTCGATCAACGATACGATTGTTATCTTTGACCGGATCCGCGAGAATCTGCGTTTCGGCAAGCAGAAGACCTATGAGGATCTTAAGGTGCTGGTTAATAAAAGTGTGGCCCAGACGCTTATGCGCTCTCTGTACACAGCCTTTACGGTATTTATTGCCGCGTTCTTCCTGCTTGTTATGGGTGGAGAATCGATCAAAATGTTCTCGCTTGCTATGGTTATCGGTTTGCTCTTCGGAGCCTACTCATCGATCTTTATCGCAAGTCCGCTTTGGCTGCTGCTGAAGAAACGCCAGAAGCAGCCCGTGAAGAGCAATCCGGCGAAAGCCTAA
- a CDS encoding adenine phosphoribosyltransferase, with the protein MDFKNNIRVIPDFPQPGISFKDITTLLKDGEAYRRAIDELKALVAHLQIDVIAGPEARGFVVGAPLAYALGVGFVPIRKSGKLPYDTIEVGYDLEYGKDTLAIHTDAVKPGQNVLIADDLLATGGTIATSVSLVKQLGGNVAGAAFLIELTQLAGRNKLSGIEVHSLLTYED; encoded by the coding sequence ATGGATTTTAAAAACAATATTCGTGTGATTCCGGATTTCCCGCAGCCGGGCATCAGCTTCAAGGATATCACGACTTTGCTGAAGGATGGCGAAGCTTACCGCCGCGCCATTGATGAGCTGAAGGCTTTGGTAGCGCATCTGCAAATTGATGTGATTGCTGGACCTGAGGCCCGCGGATTCGTGGTGGGCGCACCTCTGGCATATGCACTGGGCGTCGGTTTCGTGCCGATCCGCAAAAGCGGCAAACTGCCGTATGATACGATTGAGGTAGGTTATGATCTGGAATACGGCAAGGACACACTGGCTATCCACACGGATGCGGTCAAGCCTGGACAGAACGTACTTATTGCCGATGATTTGCTGGCAACGGGAGGCACCATCGCCACTTCGGTCAGCCTGGTGAAACAGCTTGGCGGCAATGTGGCCGGAGCAGCCTTCCTGATCGAATTGACCCAGCTTGCCGGACGGAACAAGCTTTCCGGTATCGAGGTTCATTCGCTCCTTACTTACGAAGACTAA
- a CDS encoding cation diffusion facilitator family transporter: MNDKQSPQSDKMVWTGVASDLALAAAKGTMGYLSGSKALMGDALYSGSDAAAKLAEILPFPWRREPEKKNRIAPRNPQNNKGPIIAILFSVLILMGGLQIAFSAIRDLTRGHLSAPGQAALITVLISIVVKEAVFQYQYRYFKKLGDGSHAAYADNHRFSLYTSITVFIGISLAMAGGAFNLHPLLYMDPIAALLTGCLIIRKGYSLIATSVYGKKLQELPSEEAAGFIETVQRVHGVIRVEYLQALEQGRYVNLQVKISVNPRITVMEAQDISECARKLLQHRFVHVGEVHMDVVPYDPGYPYKSNHELVDNEIPTLLQ, from the coding sequence ATGAATGACAAACAATCACCGCAAAGTGATAAAATGGTCTGGACGGGGGTTGCCAGTGATCTTGCGCTGGCTGCAGCCAAAGGAACCATGGGTTATCTTTCAGGCAGTAAGGCATTAATGGGCGATGCGTTATATTCGGGATCGGATGCAGCTGCCAAGCTGGCAGAGATTCTTCCGTTTCCGTGGCGTAGGGAACCAGAGAAGAAGAACAGGATAGCACCACGCAATCCCCAGAATAATAAAGGACCGATTATTGCCATACTTTTTTCCGTGCTGATCTTGATGGGCGGATTGCAAATTGCCTTCTCGGCGATTCGGGATCTGACCAGAGGACATCTGTCCGCACCCGGGCAGGCAGCACTTATCACCGTTCTCATCTCTATTGTTGTGAAAGAGGCAGTTTTTCAGTACCAGTACCGTTATTTCAAAAAATTGGGCGATGGCAGTCATGCCGCATATGCAGATAACCACCGCTTCAGTCTATATACTTCTATTACTGTATTTATCGGGATATCACTGGCCATGGCCGGAGGGGCGTTCAACTTGCATCCGCTGCTGTACATGGACCCCATTGCAGCTCTGTTGACCGGATGTCTTATTATCCGCAAAGGCTATTCGCTTATAGCAACTTCTGTGTATGGCAAGAAGCTTCAGGAGCTTCCTTCCGAGGAGGCTGCAGGTTTCATTGAAACGGTACAGCGCGTACATGGTGTAATCCGTGTGGAATATTTGCAGGCTCTGGAGCAAGGGCGTTATGTAAATCTGCAGGTCAAAATCAGTGTGAATCCGCGCATCACAGTTATGGAGGCCCAGGACATTTCGGAATGTGCCAGAAAGCTCCTGCAGCACCGTTTTGTCCATGTGGGTGAGGTTCATATGGATGTTGTGCCGTATGATCCGGGTTATCCTTACAAAAGCAACCATGAGCTTGTAGATAATGAAATCCCTACGCTGCTTCAGTAG
- the uraA gene encoding uracil permease, translated as MQREIQVNEKLPWGPGFLLSLQHLFAMFGSTVLVPNLFGVDPGMILLMNGIGTLLYILICRGKIPAYLGSSFAFISPVLGVLEKHQGDHQHGYSLALGAFIVTGVIFILVALIVRYAGTGWIDVVFPPAVMGAIVATIGLELVPVAARMSGLIAPEGATDWTPDGKAITLSMVTLGVTVIGAVLFRGFPKIIHILIGIVTGYVLAYIMQVVNTDAISSAHFFSHPTIITPSFDWQVIFTIIPVSLVVIVEHIGHLLVTSNIVGKDLTKEPGLDRSLMGNGISTILSGFFGSTPNTTYGENIGVMALTKVYSVYVIGGAAVIAILLSFSGTFSSIIANIPQPVMGGVSLLLFGVIAASGLRIFVEQKVDFSKATNMILATLVLVVGISGISLTIGGVQLKGMALATIVGMVLSLLFKLIEVLGLSNEQDSEKSAH; from the coding sequence TTGCAACGCGAAATTCAAGTTAACGAGAAACTCCCTTGGGGCCCGGGCTTTCTGCTGAGTCTGCAGCATTTGTTCGCCATGTTCGGCAGCACGGTGCTTGTTCCTAACCTGTTCGGGGTAGACCCCGGTATGATCCTGTTGATGAACGGTATCGGCACATTGCTCTATATCCTGATCTGCCGCGGCAAAATTCCGGCATATCTCGGTTCAAGCTTTGCCTTTATCTCTCCGGTGCTAGGCGTGCTGGAAAAGCATCAGGGTGATCATCAGCATGGATATTCGCTTGCTCTGGGCGCTTTTATCGTAACTGGCGTGATCTTCATCCTTGTCGCATTGATTGTCCGTTATGCCGGAACCGGCTGGATTGATGTTGTTTTTCCTCCGGCGGTTATGGGCGCTATCGTAGCGACCATCGGACTGGAGCTGGTGCCGGTTGCAGCCCGCATGTCGGGGCTCATTGCTCCTGAAGGTGCAACCGACTGGACGCCGGATGGCAAAGCGATCACCCTCTCCATGGTAACACTGGGCGTAACTGTTATTGGTGCAGTGCTCTTCCGCGGCTTTCCCAAAATCATTCATATCCTCATCGGTATCGTAACCGGTTATGTTCTGGCTTATATTATGCAAGTGGTAAACACAGATGCGATTTCCAGCGCGCACTTCTTTTCCCATCCCACTATTATCACTCCTTCCTTCGACTGGCAGGTTATCTTCACCATTATTCCGGTATCGCTTGTTGTCATTGTTGAACATATCGGCCATTTGCTTGTTACGAGCAACATTGTCGGCAAAGACCTGACCAAGGAGCCTGGACTTGACCGCTCGCTGATGGGCAACGGGATTTCCACTATTCTTTCCGGATTTTTCGGTTCCACACCCAATACCACCTATGGTGAAAATATCGGCGTTATGGCGCTGACCAAAGTATATTCGGTCTATGTCATTGGCGGTGCGGCAGTAATTGCGATCCTGCTCTCGTTCTCGGGAACTTTCTCCTCGATTATAGCCAATATTCCCCAGCCGGTTATGGGCGGTGTGTCGCTCCTGCTGTTCGGTGTAATCGCTGCATCCGGTCTGCGCATCTTTGTCGAGCAGAAGGTTGATTTCTCCAAGGCGACCAACATGATCCTGGCTACTTTGGTTCTGGTGGTCGGCATCAGCGGCATCTCGCTTACCATTGGCGGTGTTCAGCTTAAAGGTATGGCGCTGGCGACCATTGTCGGCATGGTTCTGTCCCTGCTCTTCAAATTAATCGAGGTTCTCGGCTTGTCCAACGAGCAGGACAGTGAAAAATCTGCACATTAA
- the recJ gene encoding single-stranded-DNA-specific exonuclease RecJ, whose product MLHSKSRWQSPEADPEVVRNLAQSLSVSPLLSSLLVKRGMNTPDKALLFMEGGDGEGHDPFLLKGMAEAVPRIRKALQDDEHILVYGDYDADGVSSTALMIYLLRYLGASFDIYIPHRANEGYGLHNHALDWAKQQGVSLIITVDTGISAYHQIAYANELGMDVIVTDHHEPPELLPEAYALINPKLPDCPYPFKGLAGVGVAYKLAQALLGDKVPVEWHEIAAIGTVADLMPLLDENRSIVRKGLSSMRNSPFPGIRALLGVSGIPMETVSAVNIAFGMAPRINASGRLDHAGRAVTLLTTENRDEAEELAGELDLLNKERQLVVERIVTEAAAMLELQIQQDKLPDIIVLAQQGWNVGVVGIVASKLLERYYRPVIILDIHPETGMCKGSARSIPGLDIYEALSSCADLMDHFGGHPAAAGMSLHQDRLKEFAAALNDYAAKVLTPEHFLPVTDADEEAAIADLSLQAALELDKLAPFGMANPVPKFIVRGAAVKETRKMGQDGKHLKLVLQQGGHTIEVVAFGKGGLAELLPGGTLIDILAELSVNEWNGSRKPQLMLQDLAVPKPQLFDLRGAADAVKQAAQLHELLKPYSGAKPLRTAAVFQNSRLSPMGALQGMSLWVYDEDAGISPVRHHPADSEDAQVSLLCLLDMPETPEQLDALLAAFPQADNIALLHSIRDGRDRLQMPTRDHFKVLYKSIAALATAPVPEHELLRRLTRQSSMGMRMLAKMLDVFEELEFIDRSRGTIMFVTQPSAKSLTASQHFVRLGKTAEMEQYFMESSRSELQEWMLSRRLDVSRVG is encoded by the coding sequence TTGCTCCATTCAAAATCAAGATGGCAATCTCCGGAAGCCGATCCTGAAGTAGTCCGGAATTTGGCCCAGAGCCTTTCGGTTTCTCCGCTCTTGTCGTCGCTGCTTGTCAAGAGAGGCATGAACACGCCTGACAAAGCGCTTCTGTTCATGGAGGGCGGGGACGGCGAAGGGCATGACCCCTTCCTGCTTAAAGGGATGGCGGAAGCGGTTCCCCGAATCAGAAAGGCGCTGCAGGATGATGAACATATTCTGGTATATGGCGATTATGATGCGGACGGAGTGTCCAGTACTGCGCTGATGATCTATTTGCTGCGCTACCTGGGCGCTTCTTTTGATATTTATATTCCACACCGCGCAAATGAAGGCTACGGGCTGCATAATCATGCTCTGGACTGGGCGAAGCAGCAAGGCGTATCACTTATCATCACTGTAGATACCGGAATCAGTGCGTACCATCAGATTGCTTATGCAAATGAGCTGGGAATGGATGTGATCGTGACAGATCACCATGAACCGCCGGAGCTTCTGCCTGAAGCGTATGCCTTAATCAATCCTAAGCTGCCGGACTGTCCTTACCCGTTCAAGGGATTGGCCGGAGTCGGAGTGGCATACAAGCTTGCTCAGGCGCTGCTTGGGGATAAGGTTCCGGTGGAGTGGCACGAAATCGCTGCCATTGGCACGGTTGCTGACTTGATGCCGCTTCTGGACGAGAACCGGAGTATTGTGCGGAAAGGCCTCTCAAGCATGCGGAACTCCCCCTTCCCTGGTATCCGGGCTCTGCTTGGGGTGAGCGGAATCCCGATGGAGACCGTGAGTGCGGTGAATATTGCTTTTGGCATGGCACCGCGCATCAACGCCAGCGGCCGTCTGGATCATGCCGGGCGGGCAGTTACTCTGCTGACTACGGAGAATCGAGATGAGGCTGAAGAGCTTGCCGGAGAGCTGGATTTGCTGAACAAAGAACGCCAGCTGGTCGTCGAAAGAATTGTAACGGAAGCTGCCGCCATGCTGGAGCTGCAGATTCAGCAGGATAAGCTGCCCGATATCATCGTGCTTGCCCAACAGGGCTGGAATGTCGGGGTAGTGGGCATCGTTGCCTCCAAGCTGCTGGAGCGTTATTACCGGCCGGTGATTATTCTGGATATTCACCCGGAGACAGGCATGTGCAAAGGGTCGGCCCGTTCCATTCCGGGCCTGGATATCTATGAGGCTTTATCCTCATGCGCAGATTTAATGGATCATTTCGGCGGTCACCCGGCTGCTGCGGGTATGAGTCTCCATCAGGATAGGCTGAAAGAATTTGCAGCGGCATTAAATGACTATGCCGCTAAGGTACTGACACCGGAGCATTTTCTCCCAGTGACGGATGCTGACGAAGAGGCGGCTATTGCCGATTTGTCGCTGCAGGCTGCGCTCGAACTGGATAAGCTGGCTCCATTCGGTATGGCTAATCCGGTACCGAAATTCATTGTCCGCGGCGCAGCTGTCAAAGAAACCCGCAAGATGGGGCAGGACGGCAAGCATTTGAAGCTTGTCCTTCAACAAGGCGGCCATACGATTGAAGTGGTTGCCTTCGGCAAAGGAGGGCTTGCCGAACTGCTTCCAGGCGGAACGCTGATTGATATTCTGGCAGAACTGTCGGTGAATGAATGGAACGGCTCGCGGAAACCGCAGCTGATGCTGCAGGATTTGGCCGTGCCGAAGCCACAGCTCTTTGATCTGCGCGGTGCAGCGGATGCGGTGAAGCAGGCCGCACAGCTTCATGAGCTGCTCAAGCCTTATAGCGGTGCTAAGCCGCTCAGAACAGCGGCGGTCTTCCAGAACAGCCGTTTATCCCCTATGGGCGCTCTCCAAGGAATGTCCCTTTGGGTATATGATGAAGACGCTGGAATCTCCCCGGTTCGGCATCATCCGGCGGATTCAGAGGATGCACAGGTATCTTTGCTCTGTCTGCTTGATATGCCCGAAACGCCGGAGCAGCTTGATGCGCTGCTAGCTGCGTTCCCGCAGGCGGACAACATTGCCCTGCTGCATTCGATCCGGGATGGCCGCGACCGGCTGCAGATGCCGACACGAGACCATTTCAAAGTACTTTATAAATCAATAGCCGCTCTAGCGACGGCTCCGGTTCCTGAGCATGAGCTGCTGCGGCGGCTTACCCGGCAGTCTTCCATGGGGATGCGGATGCTGGCCAAAATGCTCGACGTGTTCGAGGAGCTTGAGTTCATAGACCGCAGCCGGGGGACGATTATGTTTGTTACGCAGCCCTCCGCTAAAAGCCTTACAGCTTCGCAGCATTTTGTGAGGCTTGGCAAAACTGCCGAAATGGAGCAGTATTTCATGGAGAGCAGCCGCAGTGAGCTGCAGGAGTGGATGTTGTCCCGCCGCCTGGATGTATCCCGGGTGGGATAA